catccacccaccctacccaaccacccaccaccttaTTACAACCCACCTCCTCGCCGCCGCCGAAGTCATGATACgtgccaccatcctcctcctcctcctctttctctccctcttccatcccctCCTTCTCGTTCGCCGAAGTCTGGGCCGCCGTGAAAGCGGAGGATCGCCGACTGCCCCTCACCGTGGAGTCCCTGCCTACCTGCTGCCGTTCAACGTCGCCGTTGTTGTTGCcgcctccagctcctcctccctCGCCTTCGCCGTTCTCATtgtagtcgttgttgtcgtcgtcgtagtaataaCCGGTGCCGTCGGACTCGCAGCAGATGACCTCTCGCCAGCACCAGTCGAGGTTTCGCCAGCAGTTGGTGTCTTTCAGCTTTCTGCGAAGAAGGCGGGGTGGTTGGTAGTAggagttactactactactactactactactactactactactactaggcctactactactactactactactactattactactaatcattatcatcaccatcatcatcatcatcatcatgaagatgacgataacaatcataatggtaatgatgatgctgatgacgataatgatagtagtagtagtagtagtagtagtagtagtagtagtagtagtagtagtagcattaattatgataataatattaataataataataataataataataatcatcatcatcatcatcatcatcatcatcatcagcagcagcagcagcagcagcagcagcagcattagtaataataatgataataatcatcgtcgtcgttgtcatcatcatcatcatagatacttatatagcactcttTTTCAGAAAGCTgcagtgctttacaaaacacatggtaTTATATGCACAGCGCATTACATCACTGTTACATACACTCACCAAAATGTACCCAGCaaactatacacacatacatacagcagttgcctcctctgctgttctgatggtcatagtcggatactgattatcacagacacacaaataaacatacactCAAACCGCGGCAttaaaaacagacacagaatatatggaggagaggggtgaaaaTGAGCGGGAAAtgcgtggtgtggtgcggtgttttGAGTAGAGTGGAGCGAAAAACCAATCAACAAAAACGAAAGATTTTAGCTGAATATCTGACGATCATCAAAAAAATCATGCAACCCACTTCACAACTAACTTCAGATCGAACACTACGGTACATACAaatgaatcttaaaaaaaaaaaaaaaaaaatttttaatgaataTTTGTTCGTCAGTCTTGTCCAATTGCTGTCACAAttatctgggctaggatttgatcATGGTGGAGCGGCGTGTCTTGTCCAAGGTACGTCCCCTCTCTCTCGACCTGGAGAGCTTTTGGACaccggtcggcgttgggatggttcccttcCCGAAGCCCAACTGTCCCATAGGCTTACAGCACAatgaagagccagtgcagtcttgcctagttagagagtcacagtccttcacacacacacacacacacacacacacacacacacacacacacacacacacacacacacacacaagaactaagCTGTAATTGAACTCCTATCGcggaggagaaaccattgatcgacacacacacacacacacacacacaagaactaagCTGTAATTGAACTCCTATCGcggaggagaaaccattgatcgcaCAGCTATCGTTTTGAATTTCGCGgtctgttggcccagctgtaaaagCCTGGTAAGGCAAACATCTGATAAAAAGCCGAGCGACGTTGGACCATAGCACCGTCACGTCTAACAAtggaaatcagtatcagtatcagtagctcaaggaggcgtcactgcgttcagtcaaatccatatacgctacaccacatctgccaagcagatgcctgaccagcagcgtaacccaacgcgcttagtcaggccttgagaaaaaaacaaaaaacccaataaataaataaaataaataaataaaaaataatagataaatacataaaaatactactactactactactactaatatttataaggcgcaaaatcttgatgaagtcaactctaagcgcgcgcgcacacacacacaaagacaacaacgatgataaataagcaaataaatataaaacatgcagacacacattcacacacacacacacacacacacacacacacacacacacacattaccctgcaccccctccaccccaaccccccaccccttcctaacAAAGAAGAGAGTGTGGAGGATAAGCAACTGCTCCCGAAACTGCTCCAACATGAACGGTCATCACTCACGCGAGGGGGTTGCCCTTTTTCCTGACGTAGATGACGATGAGCACGGTGACGACGGcgatgaggaggagaatgatgacgAGGGCAACGATGGCCCCTACGTTCTGATCATCGTCCCCGCCGCTTcgcttgggagggggtggggtgaggtagcCACTGCTGCTGCACCAGTTCTGTAACGTCTGCAGCCGACTGGCGGCGATCCCGTGTCCTGCATGCGCACACGgatttacacacactcacacatacgcacgcacacacacatacgcacgcgcgcgcgcgcgcgcacacacacacacacacacacacacacacacacaacaaacacacacacacacatggatttacacacaggcagacacacgcacacacacacacacacacacacacacacatgcacacgcacacggatttacacacatgcacacacacacacacacacacacacacacacacacacacacacacacacgaacacacacacacacgaacacacacacacacacacacacacacacacacacacacacacacggataaacgCGTCCGTACAAACACTCAATAAGTATGCTTACGTGTACCAACACACGCACCCGTGCAGTTTTCAGAATTATgaacacgcgcgcgtacacacacacacacacacacacacacacacacacacacacacacacacacacacacacacacacacacacacacattgtgttctAGCTTTGAAGACATCGTGCCACATACTTGaaatttttactttaaaaaatgttttttgaaaaaaaatcagatttcgTTGTTTTCCTGTTCATCAGCAACTATGTTGAAAACCCATGATATGTTCGaaattttaaaagaaataaatattcgaaattttaaaagaaataaatagatgggggaaaaaaaatcaaccaagacTGACGACACTTTACTGGCATAAAACAGAATAAGCTAGTAAGGGCATAGTGTACTGatcgaaaaaaaaatcagaaaaaaaatcataaaatatcATTCAGCCATACAATATCATTAAAAAGAATCATCAATCAGCCACATCtagacaaaaaaaagcaaaagcaaaaaaaaaaagaaagaaaaaaaaaaagaaaaaaaagaaaagaaaaaaaagcaaagcaaggaCATGGGCGgttcacacatactctctcccccagcagctcccccctcccccactaacccccccccccccccacacacacacacacacacaaacacccccccccccccacacacacacacacaccacacacacacaaactgtccacCCCAacatcccaacccacccaccacccttatccccctcaactccccacccacccacccaccctccgctcatcctcacctccccccctcccccccacccacctcctcccccctcacttcccccccccccacccccccccatctcatccaaaaaaaaatctcttaCGATCTTGGCACCGCTCCCAGGGCAGTTGCTGGTCGCACTTTCCGCTGTCGACGACGTCTGACATTCTCTGGCAGAAGGACTGGCTGGTGGTGTGGTCGTAGGCGGTGCCTCGCGAGCACGAGAGGCGGACGATGCTGCCAGTGTTGCGGCACAGGAAGTAGAACTTGCAGTCGCACGGGTCGATGTAGCGCGTGCCCGGGTAGCACGGGTACTGGATGGGGacgcatgtacctgtgtgtgtgtgagagaggttggTGTAAGTGTGAGAGGagtgggttatttttttttgtcgggggggtggggggggggggggggggggggggtgaggggggtactgGCAGGGGACGCATGtacctgagaaagagagagagagagagagggggggggggggcaggaaatgTTTGGTCAGAGGGGAATTGGGTGAGGACGCATGTATCTGTGTGAAAGGAGtgggtgctttgttttgtttttttgttgttttttttgtctgaggGTGGTACTGGATGGGGACGCATGTACctgcttgagagagagggaggcagagagagagagggggaggggggaaggttttGTCAGAGGGGAACTAGATGATGACgcatgtacctgtgtgagaggagtgagtttgtttgttttttttggtcatagGGTGGTGCTGGATGGGGACACATGtacctgtgtgagagagaggggggagaggggaggaaactGGATGGGGACgcatgtacctgtgtgagagagaggggggagaagggaggaaacTGGATGGGGacgcatgtacctgtgtgtgtgtgtgtgtgtgtgtgtgtgagcgcgcgcgcgcgcgcaggacagaaggggcgggggtgggggtttgggggaggaaaGGTTTGATCAGATGGGAACTGGATGGGGACgcatgtacctgtgtgagagGAGTGTTTTTCTGTCAGAGGGTTACTGGATAggatgcatgtacatgtgtgagaagaatgttttttggttttgttttttgtattgttttttgtttttgtttgtttgttttttgtttttggtcggaGAGGTACTGGATGGGGACGCATGTACCTGTGTGATAGGACAGgttgttttgggggatttttttttggtcagataGGTACTGGATGGGGACACATGTACCTGTGTGAGAGGAGTGTTTTTTGTCAGAGAGGTACTGGATGGGGACGTATGTACCTGTATATGAGAGGAGTGGTTTTGGTCAGAGGGGTACTGGATGGGGTCGCATGTACCTGTATATGAGAGGAGTAGTTTTGGTCAGAAGGGTACTGGATGGGGACGCATGTACCTGTATGTGAGACGAGTGGTTTTGGTCAAAGGGGTACTGGATGGGGACGCATGTACCTGTATGTGAGACGAGTGGTTTTGGTCAGAGGGGTACTGGATTGGGACGCACGTACCTGTATGTGAGAGGAGTGGTTTTGGTCAGAGGGGTAGTGGATGGGGATGCATGTACCTGTATATGAGAGGAGTAGTTTTGGTCAGAAGGGTACTGGATGGGGACGCATGTACCTGTATGTGAGACGAGTGGTTTTGGTCAAAGGGGTACTGGATGGCGACGCATGTACCTGTATGTGAGACGAGTGGTTTTGGTCAGAGGGGTACTGGATTGGGACGCACGTACCTGTATGTGAGAGGAGTGGTTTTGGTCAGAGGGGTAGTGGATGGGGATGCATGTACCTGTATATGAGAGGAGTAGTTTTGGTCAGAGGGGTACTGGATGGGGACGCATGTACTTGTATGTGAGAGGAGTGGTTTTGGTCAGAGGGGTACTGGATGGGGACacatgtacctgtgtgtgagaggagtggtTTTTGTCAGAGGGGTACTGGATGGGGACGCATGTACCtgtcagagaggagagagagagagagagaggggggggaaggtttgTTTAGAGGGGAAATGGACTGAAACAAATGCAcccgtgtgtatgtgagagagccACAGGAGAGTTGAAGTCAGAGGGGTACTGGATGGGAACACATatacctgatatatatatatatatatatacagagagagagagagagtgagagagagagagagagagagggggggggtatggataAGATGAACAAGATGAGGTTggagcaagggaaaaaaaactgaatagGTACACTTGTACTTATATATTTGGATAGACTGGAAGTAAATGGAGGAGACTGAATTTGGACGGGAGTACCTGTGTGAGAGGAAATGCTTGACTGAGACGGcgtgcagaaaacaacaacaacaacaacaacaacaacacacacacacacacacacacacacacacacacacacacacacacacacacacacacactcacacacactcacacaaacaaacaaacaaacaaaggatttAATCCTTGAGGTCGCTTGTCAGAAGACTGAGGAATGAAAACGTGCAGTTGGCATCCCACAATCGATTCTTTAGCCAGAAAGAAAGGGTCTGAATGGGTACACATGTACCTATGGGAGCAGGTGCTTGCTTGattttcaaacaaacaagcaaaaacaaaaaaaaggattgCATGGGGACACATGTACCCACGGGAGGAGGTGCTTGACTGATTTACAAGAAATTGAATGGGGACACATGTACCTATGGGAGGAGGTGCTTGACTGATCTGCAAGAAAGGGACGGAATGGGGACACATGTACCTATAGGAGGAGGTGCttgcttgattaaaaaaaaaaagaaaagaaaaaaaaaagcaaaaacaaatccccaacaaagacaaacaaataaaaacagaaaaagattgCATGGGGACACATGTACCTATGGGAGGAGGTGCTTGATTTGCAAGAAAGAGACTGAATGGGGATACAAGTACCTATTGGAGGAGGTGCTTAATTaatttgccaaaaaaaaaaaaaagaaaaaaaaaaaaagagggaaaaaaaggagattaCATAGGGACACATGTACTTGCGGAAGGAGATGCTTGCTTGagttgaaataaaaagaaaaaaagaagaagaaaaaaaaaagaaaaaaaaaaaagaaattgaatggggACACGTGTACCAACAGGAGGAGGTGCTtgcttgatttgaaaaaaaagaaaaaaaaaaagagattgaatGAAGTCACATGTGTCTCTGGAAGGAGGTGCATGACTGATTTGCAAGAACGAAATGGACATAATGGTGACACGTGTACCTATGGGAAGAGGTGCTTGACAAATTTGAAACAAAGAGATTGAATGGGTACACATGTACGTATGGGAGAAGATGCTTCACAGATTTGCAAGAAATTGGAGAAATGGAGACACATGGGGAAGAGATGCTTAGTAAATTTGCAAGAAAGAGATTGAATGATCTCAcgtgtgtctctttttttcttgtctttttcaaaTCAAGCttgatttgaaaaaagaaaaggaaaaaaaaaagaaagaaaaagagacacagcgagggagagagacaggcagacagacagacagacagacagacacacacacacacacacacacacacacacacacacacacacacagtgaggaagaaaacagaatcaaagacagacaaagagacacggtgagagacagacagacagacagacagacagacagacagacagacagaaagagacaggaagagacagaatcaaagaccgacaaagagacacagagagagagagagagagagagagagagagagagagacggacagacaggcacgccgacaaacaggcaaacagattaacagataaacaaacagaaaagacatatcgggcacacacttacacacgcgcgcgcgcgcacgcacacacacacacacacacacacacacacacacactacacacacacacacacacacacacacactacacacacacacacacacacactacacacacacacatgcacacacacatgcacacgtactacacacacacacacacacacacacacacacacacatgcacacgcactacacacacacacacacacacacacacgggtgaacGAGCGCCGTACCATTAAACTTgggcaagggagggaggagggtggtggggccgTAAGAGGTGCTGCCACTGCTGGTGAGTGCCATGTTGTCTGCCCTTGGAGTCACTCTTTCTCTGCGGCGGAAGAGAAATcgtgcacagtacaacacattttAAATATTGTTCCCATCATGCGCCTGTCcttctgatgataatgataatgataatgatgatggtgataatcatgatgataatgacagcagcagcaccaacaataaaaaaaaaagaagaagatgataacgataatatcaACGACAACAATGCAATGccatagtgatgataatgatgataatgataactgccggacaacagcaacaacaataaaatgataataatgataatgacaacaataacaacaacaaaagcagcaatacaacgataatgatgatgatgatgatgacaatgatgatattgatagcaacaacaactacagtaacaataacaatgctggataacaacaacaacatcaataatgataatcagtgatgataacaataatatcatcatcgtcagctgcagcagcaatagtagtagtagtagtagttgttgtggtggtggttgttgtggtggtggtagaagccCAGTTAAAGCATCATAAGAAGAAGGactgaggaggatgaagaggagggagagtataatgatgatgataatcatttatatatatatatatatatatatatatatatatatatatataaaacactgaacaacaacaagtaTTGAAATGCTGATAGAAACACATTTCATACAACAACTTTTCTTCATGTGAGTTTACGGTGATTTAGTTGTGAAAAATTCACCTGTTATCGcgattaacacacacacggacggtaACAGTGACCataacaaaattaataataataatgataataataaataaacgaaatgacATCATATCACGATTGACGTAAGTGCTGTAGTTTCGTCAATGAAGCGCTCCATTTGAATGTTGGAGAGCATCACATAGGGAATCAAGCTTCGATCTGTCAAGATAAATCTCCTCAGTTATCGTTGTTACACATTTCACTCACATCGAAACAGGTGGATTTATTTTTGACCAGTCACAATTTTAATCCATttcaatcatttttttgttttaatgttt
This genomic interval from Babylonia areolata isolate BAREFJ2019XMU chromosome 8, ASM4173473v1, whole genome shotgun sequence contains the following:
- the LOC143285260 gene encoding uncharacterized protein LOC143285260; translated protein: MALTSSGSTSYGPTTLLPPLPKFNGTCVPIQYPCYPGTRYIDPCDCKFYFLCRNTGSIVRLSCSRGTAYDHTTSQSFCQRMSDVVDSGKCDQQLPWERCQDRHGIAASRLQTLQNWCSSSGYLTPPPPKRSGGDDDQNVGAIVALVIILLLIAVVTVLIVIYVRKKGNPLAKLKDTNCWRNLDWCWREVICCESDGTGYYYDDDNNDYNENGEGEGGGAGGGNNNGDVERQQVGRDSTVRGSRRSSAFTAAQTSANEKEGMEEGEKEEEEEDGGTYHDFGGGEEKMELRTSRRRSQRNAIAEGLHAEAAAAAAVYDNPAFDPNMPFHDDDDPPPPDTEHSPAPPAYSQHGLRRMDKDADLIETTFDIEVDESEEGKRRSLRNNQSRRSVSFNRQVTTSFSRSQSTPTFGHLRRGDDGDDSDASSYVA